A genomic segment from Streptomyces sp. NBC_00459 encodes:
- a CDS encoding SelT/SelW/SelH family protein, producing the protein MSPHAPVVQIEYCTQCRWLPRAAWLAQELLTTFETELGELSLKPGTGGVFVVRVDDEVIWDRKEQGFPEPTAVKQAVRDRVAPGRSLGHSDKADS; encoded by the coding sequence ATGAGCCCCCACGCCCCCGTCGTACAGATCGAGTACTGCACCCAGTGCCGTTGGCTGCCCCGTGCGGCCTGGCTGGCACAGGAGCTGCTCACCACCTTCGAGACGGAGCTCGGCGAGCTGTCGCTCAAGCCCGGCACCGGCGGTGTGTTCGTCGTCCGCGTCGACGACGAGGTGATCTGGGACCGCAAGGAACAGGGTTTCCCGGAGCCCACGGCCGTGAAGCAGGCAGTACGCGACCGAGTGGCCCCGGGAAGGTCCCTGGGCCACTCGGACAAGGCGGATTCCTAG